A single genomic interval of Spinacia oleracea cultivar Varoflay chromosome 6, BTI_SOV_V1, whole genome shotgun sequence harbors:
- the LOC130463143 gene encoding uncharacterized protein — protein MSAIWLLLRYGSHSFDIRVGDMEKYRLLKLFLDIFEESVKQDVFLPSTFSLYVEGPCGKVELNDDKTLRLLWGWNWGKDTAEIWVEGTDKPGLVFRNAVATIENHRKEKERQLKERQEELLRAQREEEEAMRKQQEREDILREIQEQMEYTVAMEVPVVDCEDMKVEYVRVISKDDADEVFPGCSQPQQTQESPKKQPTPPKHTNHVASKSKGKDKPASKKLTPKRRASAKQPTPQKQPTPPKQPTKQPTPPPPPPPPQKEPTQPKQQQHTPPPEHPTSPPQQQQHTPPPEHPTSPPQHHTPPPPPQNPTPPQNNQTDEPNNQAPPDQAQPVKKKGGRARPEGFRVNKVTAKKAGTWVSKGKGKGRKGTGRSKTPGVFADVGEICSEEESEDSDYEESDSEQEDVLNDWIDSDVDDEVIPDDIPDLGFEDCLNGSSKMDKAYKNGKIWTDQPYGSIKLEPWLIFHDKATFLEVLRSYCIQEGFGLSVERADNRRYTAVCAVESCDWRIHASRLFDNVSWAIKVISGSHRTCGRLEENPVVTSEWLCKHMLGEIEANPEIPVETLRRYAQEKFQLRVKKRLLYKVRSMAKGKLHGGWAEAYELLPRYAEMIKQTNPGSHALITWGASSGDVNPKFRACFFSFAAQVRGFLRGCRPIIGIDGAHLSGFYKGILLTAVGIDGNNEIFVLAYGIVDTESCDSWTYFMRCLRQMFEQEGCNRDDWTFISDRMKGVELAVRETFPRATRRVCCQHLYMNCKNNGFSGSAFHKLFWIAANAYNEYVFGKAMEKISEYNANATAYLNSCIEQWSRHKFDSTVCCDHNTTNFVESFNACTKPFRDMPVFSLLEAIRSWCMQRVGARFDKAVDMEEGQLTAYALKELEERTAESRLCYATACGGGEFEVRDGHVNFPIRLATRSCACGKWQICGIPCKHALRVIYDQRMNPHDFISPWFKAAAYKLTYAEHIHPMADPSQWPDFGLPSIQPPTIKRPSGRPAKKRKRGANEPKKGKRNTNVKCGKCREFGHNSRTCKSGGTSATGPSTSKSGAAGASTSNGGPNTRKRSKTAA, from the exons ATGAGTGCTATTTGGTTGTTACTACGTTATGGGTCACATAGTTTTGATATTAGAGTGGGAGACATGGAAAAATATCGTTTGTTGAAGTTGTTTCTTGATATCTTTGAGGAATCAGTTAAGCAAGATGTTTTTTTGCCTAGTACCTTTAGCTTGTATGTTGAGGGTCCTTGTGGTAAGGTTGAATTGAATGATGATAAGACTTTAAGGCTTCTGTGGGGATGGAATTGGGGTAAAGACACTGCTGAAATTTGGGTTGAGGGAACAGATAAACCAGGATTGGTGTTTAGGAATGCTGTTGCAACAATTGAGAATCATAGAAAGGAAAAAGAGAGACAACTTAAGGAGAGACAAGAGGAACTGTTGAGGGCTCaaagagaggaggaagaggCAATGAGGAAACAACAGGAAAGGGAGGACATTTTGAGGGAAATACAGGAACAAATGGAGTACACTGTGGCTATGGAGGTCCCTGTTGTTGATTGTGAGGACATGAAGGTTGAGTATGTGAGAGTCATTAGCAAAGATGATGCTGATGAGGTGTTTCCAGGTTGCTCTCAACCACAACAAACACAAGAATCCCCAAAGAAACAACCCACCCCACCCAAACACACAAATCATGTTGCTTCTAAGTCAAAAGGCAAGGATAAGCCTGCTTCTAAGAAACTAACCCCCAAAAGGAGGGCATCAGCTAAACAACCCACCCCACAGAAACAACCCACCCCACCTAAACAACCCACCAAACAACCTacaccaccacccccaccaccCCCACCACAGAAAGAACCCACCCaaccaaaacaacaacaacacacaccacCACCAGAACATCCCACCTCtccaccacaacaacaacaacacacaccacCACCAGAACATCCCACCTCTCCACCACAACATCAcacccctccaccaccaccacaaaatCCCACTCCACCACAGAACAACCAAACTGATGAGCCTAACAATCAAGCACCACCTGATCAAGCTCAGCCAGTGAAAAAGAAGGGGGGCAGAGCTAGACCTGAGGGGTTTAGGGTTAACAAAGTCACTGCTAAGAAGGCTGGAACTTGGGTTTCCAAGGGAAAGGGAAAAGGGAGAAAGGGTACAGGAAGGTCTAAGACACCAGGGGTTTTTGCTGATGTTGGTGAGATATGTTCAGAAGAGGAGAGTGAGGATTCTGATTATGAGGAATCAGATTCTGAACAAGAGGATGTTCTGAATGATTGGATTGATtctgatgttgatgatgaggtGATTCCTGATGATATTCCTGATTTGGGGTTTGAGGATTGTCTAAATGGTTCCTCAAAGATGGATAAGGCCTATAAAAATGGCAAAATATGGACTGATCAACCATATGGGTCCATTAAGTTAGAACCCTGGTTGATCTTTCATGATAAGGCCACATTTCTTGAAGTGTTGAGAAGTTACTGCATACAGGAGGGGTTTGGGCTTAGTGTTGAGAGGGCTGACAATAGGAGGTACACAGCAGTGTGTGCAGTGGAGTCATGTGACTGGAGGATACATGCCAGTAGGTTGTTTGACAATGTTAGCTGGGCCATTAAGGTGATCAGTGGGTCCCACAGAACTTGTGGGAGGCTTGAGGAGAATCCAGTGGTGACCTCTGAGTGGTTGTGTAAGCATATGTTGGGGGAAATAGAGGCAAATCCAGAGATTCCAGTGGAGACATTGAGGAGGTATGCACAGGAGAAGTTTCAGTTGAGGGTGAAAAAGAGGCTATTGTACAAGGTCAGGAGTATGGCAAAGGGAAAGCTGCATGGTGGTTGGGCTGAAGCATATGAGCTGTTGCCTAGATATGCTGAGATGATTAAGCAAACAAACCCAGGGAGTCATGCACTTATAACATGGGGGGCCAGTAGTGGGGATGTGAACCCAAAATTCAGAGCTTGCTTCTTCTCATTTGCTGCACAAGTCAGGGGGTTTCTAAGGGGTTGTAGGCCCATAATTGGAATAGATGGGGCTCATTTAAGTGGTTTCTACAAGGGCATTCTACTGACAGCAGTTGGCATAGATGGGAACAATGAAATTTTTGTTCTTGCCTATGGGATAGTAGACACTGAGAGTTGTGACAGTTGGACCTACTTCATGAGATGTTTGAGGCAAATGTTTGAGCAGGAGGGTTGCAACAGAGATGATTGGACCTTCATCAGTGATAGGATGAAG GGTGTTGAGTTGGCAGTTAGAGAAACTTTTCCTAGAGCAACTAGGAGAGTTTGCTGCCAACACCTATACATGAATTGTAAGAACAATGGCTTCAGTGGATCTGCATTCCACAAGCTCTTTTGGATAGCTGCTAATGCATACAATGAGTATGTGTTTGGTAAGGCCATGGAAAAGATCAGTGAGTACAATGCAAATGCCACTGCATACTTGAACAGCTGCATTGAGCAGTGGTCTAGGCATAAGTTTGACTCTACTGtttgttgtgatcacaacacaACAAACTTTGTGGAGTCATTCAATGCATGCACAAAGCCCTTCAGAGACATGCCTGTCTTCTCATTATTGGAAG CAATCAGAAGTTGGTGTATGCAGAGGGTGGGGGCTAGATTTGACAAGGCAGTTGACATGGAGGAAGGTCAGCTCACTGCATATGCATTGAAAGAGTTAGAGGAGAGGACAGCTGAGTCCAGGTTATGTTATGCCACAGCATGTGGAGGGGGTGAATTTGAGGTTAGGGATGGACATGTCAACTTCCCAATTAGGCTTGCAACAAGAAGTTGTGCCTGTGGGAAGTGGCAGATCTGTGGAATCCCCTGCAAGCATGCACTGAGGGTCATATATGACCAAAGGATGAACCCCCATGATTTCATATCCCCATGGTTCAAGGCTGCTGCATACAAGCTAACCTATGCAGAGCATATTCATCCTATGGCAGATCCATCTCAGTGGCCTGACTTTGGCCTTCCTTCCATTCAGCCTCCAACCATCAAAAGACCATCTGGCAGACCtgctaagaagagaaagagaggggCAAATGAACCAAAGAAAGGGAAGAGGAACACAAATGTGAAATGTGGAAAGTGTAGAGAGTTTGGTCACAACTCAAGAACATGCAAGAGTGGAGGAACAAGTGCCACTGGACCAAGTACTTCAAAGAGTGGTGCAGCAGGAGCAAGTACATCAAATGGGGGACCAAACACAAGGAAGAGGTCAAAGACAGCTGCATAG